A segment of the Nitrospirota bacterium genome:
ATTCCGCCTGAAACTCAGCTCCCGGAACGCAGACCGTACATTCTGGTCTATCCGGTCGAGCTCTGTGCTCACCTCCCCGGTCTTTTCCTGGACCAGATTGACGTCCACCGTATGAAAGAGCGTTCGGAACTCGGCCTGTGTGCTGAACAGCGCCTTCTCGTCGGCGTCAGCGTAGAACCCCTGGCGTTTCAGGTCCAAGAGCCCCTCTCCCAGTTCGCTGATCCTCTTTTCGGTCAGGAAGAGCGCCTGCTTCATGTTCTTCGCCCGCTCATAGGAATGGCATTTCGTGCAGAGCTGCTCGTTGATGATGTTGATGCTCGCCTTCTGGATATTGTGCGATCCGTGGCAAGTGACGCAGCTGGGCGCCTTCCGCAACGCCTTCAGTGCCTTCCCGTGGCCGCTCTCGACGTAATTCGACAGGATGCCGATATGGCATTTCCCGCAGAATTCCGGCACCGACTGGGGCGTCGGGACCCCGACGAACCCGCGCTGGGGCGACATGGACAGTGCCGCGTCCTTCGGGTCGCCGCCGTGGCAATGTTCGCAGGATATGTTGTTCTGCGCATGCCAGCTGGCCTGCCATGCCTCGACGATGTTCTGGAATTCCGGCTTCATGGTGTCCGATGCATGACAGGAGATGCACAGGTTCTGTTCGATCTGTTCGCCGGCCCAGGGCTTCGTCAGAAATCCCTTCTCGAATTCCTCACGGTAATCGGCAACGCTCACGGAGGGGAGAAGGAAAAGAGCCGCTGCTAAGCAGAATAGATATCTCATCATTAGATCCTCCCCCAGAACAGCAGGACGATCCACACGGCGATCAGGAAGATGAAGACCCCGCGCAGGATCGGCCTCTTTAAAACGTTCTTCTCCCGATAGGTATCGAGGAACGGCCAGCCGAGGAACACAAGGACCAGGACGAGCTGGATCGTGATCCCGAGGAACTTGTTCGGAATGAGCCTCAGGAGCTGGTACGGCGGAAGGAGGTACCATGCCGGGTGCACCTCATGAGGCGTCCGGTACGGGTCGGCGGGCACATTTGCTTCATCGGGGAAGAACAGGTTCGGGAAGAACGTAATGATCAGGAACATCACGGCGAAGTACCCCATGAGCATGTACATCTGCTTCTGGAAGAAGAGCGGATAATAGGAGTAACCGTCAGGGTGGGTCTTTCTGTGGTACTCGGTCAGTGGACGCTTTTCCTCATCCTGCAGGCCGAAGGGCGTTGCGGAAATGCCGATCCTGTTGATGAGGAACAAATGGATCCCGATGAGGGAGAGGAAGAGGGGCGGCAGGATCGCCACATGGATCGCAAAGAACCTGCTGAGCGTGATATGCGTGACGCTGTCCCCGCCTCTCAGGATACGGGCGATGGGCTCGCCGATGAGGGGCAGCGCCGTGGGCATGGAGGTCACCACGGTCGTCGCCCAGTAGCTGAGCTGCGTCCAGGGCAGCAGGTAGCCGCTCAGGCCGAACATGATCGTGATGAGGAGGGAAAGGCCGCCCCCCAGCCAGGTAAGCTCCCGCGGCCGCTTGTAGTTCCCCATCAGGAAAACGGTGATCATGTGCAGCAGGACCACGCTGATCATCAGGTTGCTGCCCACCGTGTGCATCTGCCGGAACAGCCACCCATAAGGGACCTTGGTCATGATGTCCTGGACGCTGCGGAACGCATGATCCGGATGAGGGATATAATAGATGAGCAGCACGATCCCGGTCACCGCCTGAACCGTGTAGGCGACCACGGCGAGAAAGCCCAGCGTATAGAACAGATTGATGTTCTTCGGGATCCGGTATTCGATGACCTCTGTCTGAATGAAGTTATCCAGACCGACCCTCACTTCAAGCCAGTTTACGATCTTCTTCCACATAGTGATAACCTCACCCTATGACGATGTTTTCCCCTTCGATCCTGAAGGGAATGGCCGCCAATGACTTCGGCGGAGGACCGGACAGAACATTTCCTTCGAGGTCGAAGTTCCCCGCATGACAGGGACAGACCAGCCTTTGCGTGCCATGATGATACTCGACGAGGCAGCCGAGGTGCGTGCAGGTCCTGGACAGCGCTATGAACCCTTTATCCGGGCGGTTTATGATGACCGCGGGAGCGTCCCGGTAAACGAAGTTCTTCGCTTCGCCGGACGGAATGTCGCCCTTGCGGATGATCAGCCTCCTTGTCTCCGCCATGCGCGAGGGGAGCGCCGAAAGGAATCTCACCAGCGCATAGAAAAAGGACGTCAGCGTAATGGATCCGAGAAAGGCTATGGCGATCTTCAGAAATTTGCGCCTCTTCATGTAAACCCCCTAAAGGAGTATTCTCCCCGCGATACGGGGAACCGCCCCGGTCCCGGTATGGCGTTCGGCAATCGGACATTCCGCCTTGGCCCGGGAAACCCACATCTCAAACGGCGGCCCCTACCCCGCCTGCCTCTTCGTTTCGAACCTCAGCTTGCCCGTGTAGATGGGGACCGCGAACTTGAGCAGCAACGTGTACAGCAGGGCGCCCGCGGCCCAGATGCCCATCGTGATGAGGATCTCCGACGTGGTGGGCGAATATTCATAGATCTCGCCCAGCGTGTCGGGAACGAACCCGGGAACGATCAGCCCCATGCCTTTCTCAATGTACACGCCCATGATGATGAGGACGCAGCCGATGTTCAGCGTCAAGAAGTTCTCCCGCGTCTTCGGGAAGAGGAACAGGAAGAACGCCGTGATGTTGAACAGGGACGCCGACCACATCCACGGAACCAGGCTCGCCTTGCCGTGGAGCCCGAAGTACAGGTACTGGATGGAATAGGAATCCACGGCGCCCGAGTAGAACTCCTTGAACGCCTCGGCCCCCAGCAGGAACAGGTTGATGCCCATGGCATAGGCGATCAGTTCGGCGATCTTGAAGATGGCCCGGTTGTCGATCTCGACCTCGGACCGTTTCCGGATGATCTGGAACAGCAGCAGCATGATCGCCGGGCCCGAGCAGAAGGCCGACGCAAGGAACCGCGGGGCGAGGATCGAGGCGTTCCAGAACGGCCGCGAGGACAGGCCGTTGTAGAGGAAGGCGGTCACGGTATGGATGCTGACGGCCCAGGGGATGGAGAGGATAATGAGAGGGCCGATCACGGACATGCTGTATTCCTTGCCGATCGAAAGCCGGTAGAGGACGTAAAAGGCGATGATGGCGTTGATGGCGAGGTACCCGTTCAGCACGACCACGTCCCAGGCGAGCAGCGATGCGGGGAAGTGCATGGCCCCCACGATGGGCAGGATGTGCCAGACCCGGAGGGGCTGGCCCATGTCCACCAGGATGAACAGGATGCACATGGAGATGGCCGACACGGCGAGCAGCTCCCCGAAAAGCACGATCTCCTTGATGGGCTTGAAGTTGTAGAGATAGGCCGGCACCACGAGCAGCACGGCCGCCGCTGCAACGCCGACCAGGAAGGTGAAGTTCGAGATGAAGAGGCCCCAGGACACCTGGTCACGCATGGCCGTGGTGATCAGTCCGCGGTTCAGCTGGTCGGCGTACGCGCTCGCCCCCAGGATGATGAAAAAGGACAGGAAGGCCACCCAGAGGTAGTATGTGCGGTCGCCGATGAAGACCTGCCGCAGGGCGATAAAGAAATTCTTGATCAGGCTTCCCATGACTGGCCCTCCTACACGCCGTACGCGAAGAAGTAGTAGAACTTCGGATAGGTGTTCAGGTCTTCCTTCAGCCGGAAGACCCGCTTGTGCTCGATCGCATACCGGATCTCGCTCTCCGGGTCGAGCAGATTGCCGAACTTCCGCGCCCCGACCGGGCAGGCCTCCACGCACGCCGGGTACCTGCCGTTCCGGGTCCTCTGGATGCAGAAGGTGCACTTCTCCACGACCCCTTTATACCGCGGCCGGTTGCCGAGGTAATGGGTCTTGGTGTTG
Coding sequences within it:
- a CDS encoding multiheme c-type cytochrome, which codes for MMRYLFCLAAALFLLPSVSVADYREEFEKGFLTKPWAGEQIEQNLCISCHASDTMKPEFQNIVEAWQASWHAQNNISCEHCHGGDPKDAALSMSPQRGFVGVPTPQSVPEFCGKCHIGILSNYVESGHGKALKALRKAPSCVTCHGSHNIQKASINIINEQLCTKCHSYERAKNMKQALFLTEKRISELGEGLLDLKRQGFYADADEKALFSTQAEFRTLFHTVDVNLVQEKTGEVSTELDRIDQNVRSAFRELSFRRNFSAFLLLLFVGLGTGIFLLTWKGKD
- a CDS encoding cytochrome bc complex cytochrome b subunit; amino-acid sequence: MWKKIVNWLEVRVGLDNFIQTEVIEYRIPKNINLFYTLGFLAVVAYTVQAVTGIVLLIYYIPHPDHAFRSVQDIMTKVPYGWLFRQMHTVGSNLMISVVLLHMITVFLMGNYKRPRELTWLGGGLSLLITIMFGLSGYLLPWTQLSYWATTVVTSMPTALPLIGEPIARILRGGDSVTHITLSRFFAIHVAILPPLFLSLIGIHLFLINRIGISATPFGLQDEEKRPLTEYHRKTHPDGYSYYPLFFQKQMYMLMGYFAVMFLIITFFPNLFFPDEANVPADPYRTPHEVHPAWYLLPPYQLLRLIPNKFLGITIQLVLVLVFLGWPFLDTYREKNVLKRPILRGVFIFLIAVWIVLLFWGRI
- a CDS encoding ubiquinol-cytochrome c reductase iron-sulfur subunit, which gives rise to MKRRKFLKIAIAFLGSITLTSFFYALVRFLSALPSRMAETRRLIIRKGDIPSGEAKNFVYRDAPAVIINRPDKGFIALSRTCTHLGCLVEYHHGTQRLVCPCHAGNFDLEGNVLSGPPPKSLAAIPFRIEGENIVIG
- the nrfD gene encoding NrfD/PsrC family molybdoenzyme membrane anchor subunit, encoding MGSLIKNFFIALRQVFIGDRTYYLWVAFLSFFIILGASAYADQLNRGLITTAMRDQVSWGLFISNFTFLVGVAAAAVLLVVPAYLYNFKPIKEIVLFGELLAVSAISMCILFILVDMGQPLRVWHILPIVGAMHFPASLLAWDVVVLNGYLAINAIIAFYVLYRLSIGKEYSMSVIGPLIILSIPWAVSIHTVTAFLYNGLSSRPFWNASILAPRFLASAFCSGPAIMLLLFQIIRKRSEVEIDNRAIFKIAELIAYAMGINLFLLGAEAFKEFYSGAVDSYSIQYLYFGLHGKASLVPWMWSASLFNITAFFLFLFPKTRENFLTLNIGCVLIIMGVYIEKGMGLIVPGFVPDTLGEIYEYSPTTSEILITMGIWAAGALLYTLLLKFAVPIYTGKLRFETKRQAG